One genomic segment of Panicum virgatum strain AP13 chromosome 2N, P.virgatum_v5, whole genome shotgun sequence includes these proteins:
- the LOC120659126 gene encoding BTB/POZ and MATH domain-containing protein 2-like produces MSLYLLMDEDEGGGGAAAAAAAGDDVHVVFILMMCDVGGGARYLTSGKVAAAIGRKGDACSYERFVSREHFVEFFKSGDRFAIRCECDLTVFPAGSRPELGASRRGVVVMLSSHSSPSGEKAPPPTPAPEGADVEFEVGGKIFAAHKSVLAARSAVFKEEFFGPTKEKDTSYVRISDMHPESFEALLHFMYTDSLPEMTMNSLKDGPVLAEDLLIAAGRYNLKDLKSLTENKLCSHVGVSTVLLMLAIAEQYQCCKLKKMCLGFIGSRANAWAIMATNDIENLARSSPSAVKDVIVEILNTRMARSKRLIKAFIFACCFQMLLLVFIWYS; encoded by the exons ATGTCCCTCTACCTCCTAATGGACGAAGAtgaaggaggcggcggggcagccgccgccgccgcagccggggaCGACGTCCACGTGGTGTTCATTTTGATGATGTGCGACGTGGGAGGCGGGGCGCGGTATCTCACGTCCGGcaaggtcgccgccgccatcggccGGAAGGGGGACGCGTGCAGCTACGAGCGCTTCGTCTCGCGCGAGCACTTCGTGGAGTTTTTCAAGAGCGGCGATCGCTTCGCGATCCGATGCGAATGCGACCTCACCGTTTTTCCGGCGGGCAGTCGGCCAGAGCTCGGAGCTAGCCGCCGAGGTGTTGTCGTCATGCTCTCTAGCCACTCGAGTCCATCCGGCGAGaaggcgccgccgccaacgcctGCCCCG GAAGGGGCAGACGTGGAGTTCGAGGTCGGCGGCAAGATTTTCGCCGCGCACAAGTCCGTGCTCGCCGCCCGGTCGGCAGTTTTCAAGGAGGAGTTCTTCGGCCCGACAAAGGAGAAGGACACCAGCTACGTGCGCATCAGCGACATGCACCCGGAGTCGTTCGAGGCCCTCCTGCATTTCATGTACACCGACTCGTTGCCGGAGATGACCATGAATTCACTAAAAGATGGGCCCGTGCTCGCCGAGGATCTCctcatcgccgccggccggtaCAACCTGAAGGATCTCAAGTCACTGACGGAGAACAAGCTGTGCAGCCATGTCGGCGTGAGCACGGTCCTGCTGATGCTGGCAATAGCGGAGCAATACCAGTGCTGCAAGCTTAAGAAGATGTGCCTAGGGTTCATCGGTTCTAGAGCCAATGCGTGGGCGATCATGGCGACGAACGACATTGAGAATCTGGCAAGAAGCAGTCCCTCCGCCGTGAAGGATGTGATCGTTGAGATTTTGAACACAAGGATGGCGAGGAGCAAGCGTCTCATCAAAGCTTTCATTTTTGCTTGCTGTTTCCAGATGCTccttttggtgtttatttggtATTCTTAA
- the LOC120659127 gene encoding BTB and MATH domain-containing protein 43-like: MSPLYAPLAAGAEDDDLIRTLLPEEVTVSSVVVRAVGTGHHMLKVEGYSWLKHTRGDNGSPLLSGEFRAGGHTWKIRCYLDGAHKEDAGLVSLYLSLADPGTSAAVHAEVEFELVDQWPLLPLWCRHRKRLQVSPFQPGKSWGFPRFIGADALEGGGSKFLKGDCFAVRCKVTVVEEQGAMEEEVQAEDMERMGVVCLCKDGSCSKLHRARPAQTFTEAFASFCLSICG, translated from the coding sequence ATGTCCCCGTTGTACGCGCCCCTAGCTGCCGGTGCCGAGGACGACGACCTGATCCGCACGTTGCTCCCGGAGGAGGTGACCGTGTCCAGCGTCGTCGTGAGGGCGGTCGGCACCGGGCACCACATGCTCAAGGTGGAGGGCTACTCGTGGCTCAAGCACACGCGCGGCGACAACGGCAGCCCCCTCCTGTCCGGCGAGTTCAGGGCCGGCGGCCACACCTGGAAGATCCGCTGCTACCTGGACGGGGCGCACAAGGAGGACGCCGGCTTAGTCTCGCTGTACCTGTCCCTCGCCGACCCCGGGACGAGCGCCGCAGTCCATGCCGAGGTCGAGTTCGAGTTGGTCGACCAATGGCCGCTGCTACCGCTCTGGTGCCGGCACCGGAAGCGCTTGCAGGTTTCCCCCTTCCAGCCGGGCAAGTCCTGGGGCTTCCCCAGGTTCATCGGTGCCGATGCCCTCGAAGGCGGCGGCTCCAAGTTCCTGAAGGGCGACTGCTTCGCCGTCCGGTGCAAGGTCACCGTCGTCGAGGAGCAGggcgccatggaggaggaggtgcaggcggAGGACATGGAGAGGATGGGTGTGGTGTGCCTGTGCAAGGACGGCTCATGCAGCAAGCTCCACCGCGCGAGGCCGGCCCAGACCTTCACGGAGGCGTTTGCTAGCTTCTGTCTTTCCATCTGTGGATAA
- the LOC120663041 gene encoding uncharacterized protein LOC120663041, whose product MASYICSSWTKVALTCHHVNSISLQRPLRMNSWVASLLLKCRLKIMEHWDETIGQCSVLVLHPRPILFDFIRRILQLPDQERKVKVPAAVKICIFDVLRSSHSNECQLSNGTASLHRSQLGESFLWACNSMGTSDIILTWHIATSIIEVRHPYRPNQEEGSSTICNQHKIAATHLSRYCAYLVTWCPELLPDEDEWSKCLYNAVKEDATRVLAVRAATRPLTPEVEYQDLVQLLSEDSKHEVLKNGVRLGKQLVELVEGEEAAWAMLAGFWAEMILYVSPSKNLRGHSMAIARGGELITLLWALLFHVGIVNRPDLGSGRAPCRR is encoded by the exons ATGGCTTCCTACATTTGCTCCAGCTGGACTAAAGTAGCCCTCACATGTCACCATGTCAATTCTATCTCCTTGCAACGTCCACTAAGAATGAATAGTTGGGTTGCTAGCCTTTTGCTGAAGTGCAGATTAAAGATAATGGAGCACTGGGATGAAACAATAGGGCAGTGCTCAGTACTTGTGCTTCACCCAAGACCAATCCTGTTTGACTTTATCAGGCGTATTCTCCAATTGCCTGACCAGGAGAGGAAGGTCAAGGTACCGGCAGCGGTGAAGATTTGCATCTTCGATGTGCTCAGAAGCAGTCACAGCAATGAGTGCCAGCTAAGCAATGGAACAGCATCTCTCCACCGGAGCCAACTTGGTGAAAGCTTCCTCTGGGCCTGCAACAGCATGGGTACATCTGATATCATACTTACCTGGCACATCGCCACATCCATCATTGAGGTGAGGCACCCTTACCGACCTAATCAAGAGGAAGGTTCTTCGACGATTTGTAACCAACACAAGATTGCTGCCACTCACCTGTCACGGTACTGCGCGTACCTTGTCACCTGGTGCCCAGAGCTTCTTCCTGACGAGGATGAATGGAGCAAGTGCTTGTACAATGCTGTCAAGGAGGATGCCACACGTGTCCTCGCTGTCCGGGCTGCAACCAGGCCGTTGACACCTGAGGTTGAGTACCAGGATCTAGTGCAATTGCTAAGTGAAGACTCCAAGCATGAGGTTTTGAAGAATGGCGTGAGGCTTGGAAAGCAATTGGTGGAGTTGGTCGAGGGTGAGGAAGCAGCATGGGCAATGCTCGCCGGCTTTTGGGCGGAGATGATTTTGTATGTGTCGCCTTCGAAGAATCTGAGAGGTCATTCGATGGCCatcgcccgcggcggcgagctgatcACGCTCCTCTGGGCGTTGCTCTTCCATGTTGGGATCGTTAATAGGCCAG ATCTGGGGTCCGGACGCGCCCCATGCCGGCGATGA
- the LOC120663044 gene encoding uncharacterized protein LOC120663044, which translates to MAIGDNVEQEDGHTSNLRKEPLQPSTSANDVHPSAAVAALHREGCPCSPPRGGLRPPARGSRSPAVAAACSPVEDGHTSISSKEALPPSTYTKGRRVSSRVLQAVCLAIPCHPDHPPLPSHRFLKAVCLGSRTCSLLAGSNLGHL; encoded by the exons ATGGCGATTGGCGACAACGTCGAGCAAGAGGACGGGCACACCTCCAACCTAAGGAAGGAGCCCCTGCAGCCGTCTACCAGCGCCAACGATGTTCAcccgtccgccgccgtcgccgccctccaccgTGAGGGGTGCCCCTGTTCGCCGCCGCGAGGGGGTCTCCGTCCGCCCGCGCGAGGAAGCAGGTCCCCAGCGGTGGCCGCGGCTTGTAGTCCTGTAGAGGACGGGCACACCTCTATCTCGAGCAAGGAGGCCCTGCCGCCATCCACCTACACCAAAGGTCGCCGCGTTTCAAGCCGAGTTTTGCAG GCTGTTTGTCTCGCCATCCCCTGCCATCCTGATCACCCGCCATTGCCATCTCATCGGTTTCTAAAGGCTGTTTGTCTCGGATCAAG AACATGCAGCCTGCTGGCAGGAAGCAATTTAGGGCACCTCTAG